A window of Methanobacterium sp. Maddingley MBC34 contains these coding sequences:
- a CDS encoding putative RNA-binding protein (PFAM: Predicted RNA-binding protein) — protein sequence MCESTVYDTKGIKLMDDVIHMKIYGDRIEMVDILNQGMTVEGKIVELDLEKHSIFIEVDEKGLVK from the coding sequence ATGTGCGAATCAACTGTTTACGATACCAAAGGGATTAAACTCATGGATGATGTGATTCACATGAAAATCTATGGGGATAGAATAGAAATGGTGGATATATTAAACCAAGGAATGACTGTAGAGGGCAAGATAGTTGAATTAGACCTGGAAAAACATAGTATTTTCATAGAAGTTGATGAAAAGGGGTTAGTTAAATAG